A single genomic interval of Pyrus communis chromosome 7, drPyrComm1.1, whole genome shotgun sequence harbors:
- the LOC137740755 gene encoding DEAD-box ATP-dependent RNA helicase 13-like: MSDRVNSVEVLSERPGMRDNVAVIDLTNTSILANKLVESFVEQLIVFGEMNMQGVLVADAAAARGLDIPGVRTVDAHRSGRTARASADGSRALALLMFALIFFFQEKSKKNWFQRNAELVQLVIDLDDSEEERVKGQRKPAP; this comes from the exons ATGTCTGACAGGGTGAATTCTGTAGAAGTTCTAAGTGAGCGACCAGGTATGAGAGACAATGTTGCGGTCATCGATCTGACAAATACATCCATCTTGGCAAATAAGCTGGTGGAGTCATTTGTTGA GCAATTGATCGTTTTTGGGGAAATGAACATGCAGGGTGTACTTGTGGCCGATGCTGCTGCTGCAAGAGGCCTGGATATTCCTGGTGTTCGAACT gttgaTGCTCACAGAAGTGGTAGAACTGCTAGAGCTTCTGCTGATGGGTCTCGTGCACTCGCTTTACTAATGTTCGcgcttattttcttttttcaggaGAAGTCAAAGAAAAACTGGTTTCAAAGAAATGCAGAATTGGTTCAATTAGTTATCGACCTTGATGACAGTGAGGAGGAAAGGGTAAAAGGTCAAAGAAAGCCAGCTCCATGA
- the LOC137741182 gene encoding plasmodesmata-located protein 7-like → MANTTILSLFTFIVSLSCLSISSCSSSTDDFVFVGCTQEKYASNSPYESNLNSLLTSLVNSATYSSYNNYTIMGSSTQDVVYGLYQCRGDLAMPDCATCVARAVSQVGHFCPYNSGGALQLQGCYIKYDNTTFLGVEDKTLVLKKCGPSIGYDADGVSRRDSVLAALVGSSGLYRVGGSGEVQGLAQCVGDLSLAECQDCISEAIGRVKSECGGAVSGDMFLTKCYAKYSSTGGSDVYTKVHHHDKSINDGEKTFAVIIGLLAGVALLIVFVTFMRRISGGNGK, encoded by the exons atggCAAATACAACTATTCTCTCCCTCTTCACATTCATTGTTTCTCTGTCATGTCTCTCCATTTCATCATGTTCCTCCTCCACAGACGACTTCGTCTTCGTCGGCTGCACGCAGGAAAAGTACGCATCCAACTCGCCCTACGAGTCCAATCTCAACTCACTCCTCACCTCCCTGGTCAACTCAGCCACCTATTCCTCCTACAACAACTACACCATCATGGGCTCAAGCACACAAGACGTAGTTTACGGGCTCTACCAATGCCGCGGCGACCTTGCCATGCCCGACTGTGCCACCTGCGTCGCGCGTGCAGTGAGCCAAGTTGGACACTTCTGCCCCTACAATTCCGGTGGCGCTCTTCAGCTACAAGGATGCTACATCAAGTATGACAACACTACCTTTTTGGGTGTGGAGGATAAGACTCTGGTGCTGAAGAAATGTGGGCCGTCGATTGGGTATGATGCTGATGGAGTGAGCCGTAGAGATTCAGTGTTGGCTGCCTTGGTGGGGTCTAGCGGACTATACCGGGTGGGTGGTTCAGGGGAGGTACAAGGTTTGGCTCAATGCGTTGGCGATTTAAGCTTGGCGGAGTGTCAGGATTGCATATCGGAGGCAATTGGACGGGTGAAAAGTGAATGTGGTGGCGCAGTTTCTGGTGATATGTTCTTGACCAAGTGCTACGCTAAGTACTCATCAACTGGTGGATCTGATGTTTACACCAAGGTCCATCATCATG ATAAATCCATCAATGATGGTGAGAAGACATTTGCtgtgataattggattattggCTGGAGTTGCTCTACTCATTGTTTTTGTTACTTTCATGAGAAGGATTTCTGGGGGCAATG gtaaataa
- the LOC137741066 gene encoding 15.7 kDa heat shock protein, peroxisomal, whose amino-acid sequence MAADSIFGYPFRRLLWSPPVFREWSGSTALMDWLESPNAHIFKINVPGFRKEDIKVQMEEGNILQIKGEGGKEGEEARAAKDTVWHVAERGTGKADFSREIELPENVKVDQIKAQVENGVLTIVVPKDSTPKPSRVRNINITSKL is encoded by the exons atggcAGCTGATAGCATATTTGGGTACCCGTTCAGGCGCCTACTCTGGAGCCCTCCGGTTTTCCGTGAATGGTCAGGATCAACGGCCCTCATGGACTGGCTTGAATCCCCTAATGCCCACATATTCAAGATCAATGTTCCag GTTTTAGAAAAGAGGACATAAAAGTGCAGATGGAAGAAGGGAACATTTTGCAGATAAAAGGGGAAGGCGGGAAAGAAGGAGAGGAGGCTCGTGCAGCAAAAGACACTGTTTGGCACGTCGCGGAGAGGGGGACGGGAAAAGCAGACTTTTCTCGGGAAATCGAGTTGCCGGAAAATGTGAAAGTCGATCAGATAAAAGCTCAGGTTGAGAATGGTGTTCTCACGATTGTTGTCCCAAAAGATTCGACCCCCAAACCATCCAGAGTGCGAAACATCAATATCACTAGCAAGCTCTAA
- the LOC137739720 gene encoding probable inactive receptor kinase At1g48480, with product MKPPKLIVLLLCCLGVLMAANSDLASDRDALLALRTAVGGRTMGWNVTETKPCSWLGVKCESDRVTELRLPGWALVGQLPLGLGNLTQLLTLSLRVNALSGPLPNDLVNLVNLKNLYLQGNSFSGPIPEFLFKLKSLMRLNLEKNNFSGEISSAFNNLTSLISLHLEENQLTGSIPELGLPSLGQFNVSFNQLNGSVPSKLSDWPENAFEGNLLCGKPLKACNGTENAGKKNKLAGGAIAGIVIGSIIGFLAIVAIVIFLCRRKKNGEKGTNFAVPGKPQEADTSRGKVVLDRSSSTDYSSTSKGSVKSGGGNKSLVFFGHVGKVFDLEDLLRASAEVLGKGTFGTTYKATLEMRVSVAVKRLKEVAVSEKEFREKIEEIGRMDHSNLVPLRAYYYSRDEKLFVYDYMPMGSLSALLHGTRGSGRTPLNWETRSGIAVGAARAITYLHSHGPTTSHGNIKSSNILLTRSYEACVSDFCLAHLASPTSTPNRISGYRAPELTDTSKVTQKADVYSFGVLLLEILTGKPPTQTIMNEEGVDLPRWVHSVVREEWTAEVFDFELLRYQNVEEEMVQLLQIALECTVQYPDSRPSMGEVTSRIDELYSSSLKHEQDANPDIS from the exons ATGAAGCCCCCGAAGCTGATTGTGTTACTGTTATGTTGCCTTGGTGTTCTCATGGCTGCGAATTCTGATCTGGCTTCCGACAGAGATGCCTTGCTGGCGCTCAGAACAGCCGTGGGAGGCCGTACAATGGGCTGGAACGTGACGGAGACCAAGCCCTGTTCGTGGCTCGGCGTCAAATGCGAGTCGGACCGGGTCACCGAATTGCGGCTTCCGGGTTGGGCACTAGTTGGGCAGCTTCCTTTGGGTCTCGGAAACTTAACCCAGCTTTTGACCCTCTCTCTGCGCGTAAACGCGCTCTCCGGTCCACTACCGAACGACCTTGTCAACCTAGTCAACCTCAAAAATCTCTACTTGCAAGGTAATTCATTTTCCGGTCCAATTCCTGAGTTTTTGTTCAAATTGAAAAGCCTTATGAGATTGAACcttgagaaaaataatttctcCGGCGAAATCTCGTCGGCGTTTAATAATTTGACGAGTTTGATAAGTCTGCATTTGGAGGAGAATCAGCTTACTGGGTCAATTCCTGAGCTGGGTTTACCGTCTCTTGGACAATTCAACGTTTCCTTTAATCAGTTGAACGGGTCGGTTCCTTCGAAGCTTTCGGATTGGCCCGAAAACGCGTTCGAGGGGAATTTGCTTTGTGGGAAGCCGTTGAAGGCCTGCAATGGGACTGAGAATGCTGGGAAGAAGAATAAATTGGCTGGTGGGGCAATTGCAGGGATTGTGATTGGTAGTATTATTGGGTTCTTGGCGATAGTTGCCATTGTGATATTTTTGTGccgaagaaagaaaaatggggAAAAAGGTACAAACTTTGCTGTGCCGGGGAAGCCTCAGGAGGCTGACACCTCCCGTGGAAAGGTGGTGCTGGATAGGAGTTCGAGTACTGATTATTCATCTACATCAAAAGGGAGTGTGAAGAGTGGTGGTGGGAATAAGAGTTTAGTGTTCTTCGGGCATGTGGGGAAGGTGTTTGATTTGGAGGATTTATTGAGGGCATCCGCTGAGGTACTTGGAAAGGGGACATTTGGAACTACGTACAAGGCAACTTTGGAAATGCGGGTGTCAGTGGCAGTGAAGAGGTTGAAGGAAGTGGCTGTATCAGAGAAGGAATTCAGGGAGAAGATTGAAGAGATTGGAAGAATGGATCATTCAAATTTGGTCCCACTCAGGGCTTACTACTACAGCAGGGATGAGAAGCTTTTTGTGTATGATTACATGCCTATGGGAAGCTTATCTGCTCTTTTGCACG GAACCAGAGGTTCTGGAAGGACTCCATTGAATTGGGAAACAAGGTCTGGTATTGCTGTAGGAGCTGCTCGTGCAATTACATACTTACATTCTCATGGTCCCACTACCTCCCATGGAAACATTAAATCTTCAAACATCCTTCTCACTAGATCCTATGAAGCCTGTGTTTCTGATTTTTGCCTTGCTCATCTTGCAAGCCCAACATCTACTCCGAACCGCATTTCTGGTTATCGTGCCCCAGAACTCACAGATACTAGCAAAGTAACCCAAAAGGCAGATGTTTATAGCTTTGGCGTATTGCTTTTGGAGATACTTACAGGAAAGCCTCCAACCCAAACTATCATGAACGAGGAAGGAGTAGACCTTCCAAGATGGGTTCACTCAGTGGTTCGAGAGGAGTGGACTGCTGAGGTGTTTGACTTCGAGCTTCTTAGGTACCAGAATGTTGAGGAGGAGATGGTTCAGCTTTTACAGATTGCACTCGAATGTACTGTTCAGTACCCTGATAGCCGCCCTTCAATGGGTGAGGTGACTAGCCGAATCGATGAGCTTTACAGTTCTAGTTTAAAGCACGAACAAGATGCGAATCCTGATATCTCATGA
- the LOC137739823 gene encoding ADP-ribosylation factor-like protein 8c, whose protein sequence is MGLLDSFLNWLRSLFFKQEMELSLVGLQNAGKTSLLNAIATGGYSEDMIPTVGFNMRKVTKGNVTIKVWDLGGQRRFRTMWERYCRGVSVIVYVVDAADRDNIPIARSELHDLLMKPSLNGIPLLVLGNKIDKSEALSKQALVDQLGLDSITDKEVCYYMISCKDSINIDVVIDWLIKHSKTAK, encoded by the exons ATGGGTTTACTGGATTCCTTCCTCAATTGGCTCCGCAG CTTATTTTTTAAACAGGAAATGGAACTTTCACTAGTAGGGCTTCAGAATGCAGGAAAGACATCTCTTTTGAATGCCATTGCT ACAGGGGGCTACAGTGAGGACATGATTCCAACT GTTGGATTCAACATGCGAAAAGTAACCAAGGGAAATGTGACAATCAAGGTTTGGGACCTTGGAGGTCAAAGAAGGTTCCGCACAATGTGGGAGCGTTACTGTCGTGGCGTCTCTGTAATTGT CTACGTAGTTGATGCTGCTGACAGAGACAATATTCCAATAGCTCGAAGTGAGCTGCACGACCTCTTAATGAAACCTTCCTTAAATGGGATTCCGTTACTTGTTCTTGGCAACAAAATCGACAAGTCTGAGGCTCTTTCCAAACAAGCATTGGTTGATCAACT AGGCCTTGATTCAATTACGGACAAAGAAGTGTGCTACTATATGATCTCATGCAAGGACTCCATAAATATAGATGTTGTCATTGATTGGCTTATCAAACACTCCAAAACAGCAAAATGA